The Nitrospirota bacterium nucleotide sequence GCCGTCAACCGCGACGAAATTCGCGTTCGTGCCCGCGGGCGCGAACATCCGGTGATAACGGATCGCCTGCCCCGTGTGATGTACGTCGACCGATTCGACGTCGTCCACGAACACCACCGTATGCGGTACCCCCGTATTCACGAAGTGCGCCTCATACGATTTGACGCCCAGGTCAACCGTGAAGTTCAGCCGCAGGTCGGTGGGCACCGGCAACTCAACCGTCACGCCCTTGGCCCCCACGTCGGCGTGGATCACGCCTGCCAGCGTCTCGAACGCCATGCGCCTGGAAGCGATCTTGTGCATGACCGCAAAACGCGCGGCGCACCGGCTGCCGTTCCCGCACATCTCGGCCTCGCCGCCGTCCGCGTTGTAGTAATGCCAGCGGAAATCCGTAGTTCGGGACTTCTGGATGAAGATGACCCCATCGGCTCCGACCGACAACCCGCGTCGACACACGGCTTTGACGAACGCCGGCATCTTGCGGCGCGGCACGAGCTCTCGCCGGTTGTCGATGATGACGAAGTCGTTCCCGCTGCCGGACATCTTGGCGAACGGAATAAGCCTGCTGCGCGCCATGACTAGCAATCCTTCGGTGTATTCGGCGACTTCAGCCTGTTCAGGAGTGCGCCAGATGCAAGGCGGCGCGAGAACGCAGTCGAGCTCTCCGCGACACGCTGGCTCCGTTCCGGAGCGGAAAGCGCTTCGCGCCGTCTTGTGGCGCTGACAAAGGTCATTTCCTCTCGCTTGGCGAAGCAAGCGCAGTGCCAACGCCGCAGATGGCCACTCATGGACAGGCTCTCATGGCATTGGTTTGGGGCCGTGCTCTTGGACAAACGCCATCAACGCCTCGGCCTCTGGTTTGGTCACGACCTGGTCGGCCAGGATATTCTGGATCCCCTGGCTGAGCCCGTAGAGCGCCTCGTCGGAGATCTCATGGCGCCGGCCCGCGTTGTAGAACTCGATGAGCGAGCGCCGGATGTGCTCGACCTCTTCGACCGTGTACTCGGGCGGCAACGCCCGCACCAGCGCCTTCTCGATCACGAACTTCTGCCAGGTGAAGATGAAAAAGTCCTTGCCCTTGAAGAACAGAAACGCCAGAGCGAGGATCACGATCCCCGACACGATGATCAGCGTGAGGAAAAATCCCTTGCCCTTGCGCTCCCCGGCTTTGGGCGATGCCGTGGTGTCCGCCGCGATCGCCATCAGGCCCGCCCCTTCAGAAATACCGGGATGCGTTCGCCGCGGACCAGATCGCGATACGTTTCGCGCTCACGGACCACGACGAACCGGCTGCCTTTAACCATAACCTCGGGGATCATCGGTCGAGAGTTGTAGCGCGAGGCCATGGCGAATCCGTACGCGCCCGCGCTCATCACCGCCAGCAACTCGCCCGGCTCGACCGACGGCAGCTCGCGGTCCTGCGCCAGAAAGTCACCGGATTCGCAGATCGGTCCGACCACGTCCACCACCCGAGGGGTTCGCGCCGTCCGTTTCACGGGACGGATCTCGTGGTAGGCCTCGTAGAGACTGGGGCGGATGAGATCGCTCATGCCCGCGTCGGTGACGACGAAGCTCTTCTCGGCGCCTTCCTTCGTGTAGAGCACTTTGGTCACCAGAATGCCCGCGTTGCCCACCAACACGCGTCCCGGTTCCAGGATCAGCGTGAGATCGCGTCCCTGCAATAACGGCAACACCGCATCGGCGAGCTGTCGGGGGGACGGCGGCAGCTCATCTTTGTACGGGATGCCCAGGCCTCCACCCATGTCCAGATAGCGGATTGTCACGCCGTGGCCCTTGAGCACATCGACCAGTTCCAGCACCCGGGCGAGCGCCTCAACAAACGGCTGGACCTGCGTGAGCTGCGAGCCGATGTGGTGGTGCACCCCGACGATCTCCACGCCCTTGAGGGTCATCGCCTGCTTGTAGTGATCCAACGCCTGGTCGATCGCAATGCCGAACTTGGACTTTTTGAGCCCCGTCGAGATGTACGGGTGCGTCTTAGGGTCGATGTGCGGGTTTACCCGCAACGAGATCCGCGCCCGCGTCTTGAGCTTTCGCGCGACCTCGTCGATCGCGGCGAGTTCCTGGGCCGACTCCACGTTGAAGAGCAGGATCTTGGCCTTGAGCGCTTCGGCGATCTCTTCCCGGCTCTTCCCCACTCCGGCAAACACGATCTTGTTCCGCGGCACGCCCGCCTTGAGCGCGCGGTACAACTCGCCCCCCGACACGATGTCCGCTCCGCCCCCGAGGGACGCGAAGAGACGAAGAATCGCCAGGTTGGAGTTGGCTTTCATGGCAAACGCGGTCACGTGCGGGATCGACGCGAACGCGCCGTCCACGGCCTCGAAGTGTTTGGTGAGCGTTCGGTGGCTATAGAGGTAGAACGGCGTGCCCACCGCCTTGGCGATTTTCGCCACCGGCACCTGCTCGCAGTGTAGCTCGCCGTTGACGTCGATGAAATCGTGCACGTTAGCAGCCCACTCTGGTACGCGAACACCAGCGCCCGTTCAGGAGCGCGCCAGATGCAAGGAGGAGCGAGGAATTCCCCCGGAGCGTACTGGGTCGTACGTGAGGAGGAATTCCGAAGCGACAACGCCGCAGATGGCCGCTCATGGACGGGCGCTCAGGCGATCGTTTCGTCGCCCCAGGTGGTCGGACGCGGCGTGATCCGGTCCAGCGCGGCTTGGAACGCCTTCTGGAGATTGACGAAACGAACCGAGGCATGAGCTTTCAACGCCTTGAGGTATTCGCCGTCCAGCAATGCCGACACCGCTTGGGGCGTCGCGTGCCGTACGTGCTCGAAGTTGACGACGATTTCCAGCTTGGCGGCCTGTCGCACCGCGTCCAATAGCCGCTTGCGCAGTTCCTTGGCCCCCAACTCGTCCAGCGTGCCGACAAGGTCCAGGTGCAGAGCCGACCGCAACGGCGCGGTGGCCGCCTCGGCCGTCCGCGCGATATCGCCTTTTTTGACCTGGATGTGCAGGAAGCGGTCGATCTGCTGCGCGGCGTCCGCCGCCTTTTCTTTGATCGTATTCAGCGCGTTCGGGATGAGGTTCTCCGTCGCCAACGACGGCAGTTTCACCTGGAGACTCTGGATCACCTTTGACAGCGGCGACAAGCCCCCCTTCGGGGCCGTGCGCCTGACCAGATGACGGAACGCCACGTTCATCGCGCCGCGGGCCACCAAGCGTTGCGCCGTGGGAAGGATCCGTCTGGCGATCGAAGGCCACGAGAAGAACTCGTGGTTGGCCCAGAAAAAGCCGTCCTGCAGCGTTTTCGGGCTCATGCGCTTGGGCCAGAAGACCACGTGTTTGCCGTCGTAACGAGACCAGTCGAAGTCGAAAATGCGCCCTTCGGCCTTCATGCGATCGAACAGCGCGGTCCCCGGCAACGGCGTGAGGATGTTGAAGTACGCCAGCTCCATGCGGTTACGGTTCAGGAACTCCACGGTTCGCTCGAACACCGATTCGTCGTCGTTGTCGAAACCGAAGATGATGCCCGGGTTGAGCATGATCCCGTGGTCGTGAAAGCACTTGATCTCCCGCTCGTACTGCGCGACCCGGTTGAAGGGCTTGTTGGTCTCGTCGATGCTCTCCTCGATGATCGATTCCATGCCCACGAACATCGACACGCACCCGCTTTCCGCCGCCAGCTTGACCATCTCGGGCTCGTCGCCCAGGAACAGCGTGCACTGCGCGCCCCACTTGATCTTGAGCGGAATCAGCGCGGTCCACAGTTCCTTACAATACGATCGACTGGAGTTGTGCAAATCGTCGACGAAGGCGAAGATCGTGCCGTCCTCGATGCCCGACAGCAGTTTGACCGAGGCCACGAACCGCTGCCCGAACGGCCCTGAAGTCATCTTGTCCACGATCTGGCTGCGGCGGCGGTCCTTGATCCGCTGGATCTCGGCCACTACGTGCGAGACGGGTCGCCTCCGGGAGGTCTTGCCGTTGTACGGCGAGACGCTGCAGAACTCACAGTCGAAGTGGCAGCCCCGCGTGGTCTGGATGCACGAGGTCGTCATATACTCCTCGTGTCTGAAGAGGTCCACGCGTGGGTGACGATACTCGTCCAGATTGGGGAATTCCGCCATCCGGTAGACTCGCTGCATGAGGCCGGCTTCGAAGTCTTTGACCACCTGCGGCCAGATCGTTTCCGATTCGCCCACCAAGATCGTGTCCGCGTGTTGGAGCGCTTCGTTCTGACAGTAGCTGACGTGCGTGCCGCCGATCACGGTCCTGACTCCGCGAGCGCGAAAACGGTCGGCGATCTGGTACGCGCGCGGCGCGTAGCAGGTCATCTGCGCCGACACCCCGACGAGATCGACGTCCATCGAGAAATCGACTTGATCCACGGCTTCGTCGATAAAGGTCACGTCCCAGGTGTCGGGGGTATAGGCCGCAATCACGGGCAGCGACAACTTGGGGAACCAGAGCGCCCGGCGTTCGCCCCCGGTAAATCGGTACGGGCTATCTTCAGGATACGGCTCGATCAGCAGCAACCGCCGTTTGCGCGAGACTACGCTCACCTTGGCGCACGTGTCCGCCGCCTCCACAAGAGTTGATGACGTCATACGTCCTCCTTGCGTCCGTCCGTGGACGGCTCGCCCCGCAGCCCCTCTCGGGACTTAGCGGTTTGTCGAATCCGGCCCTGGGGTGGGCCCTGGCTGCGAGGATGGTTTCGCGGGCTTGCGCACATCTTCCGGCGCGACTGGGTCGCCCTTCCGCCCGCAACTCGTTGACGATGCTAGCAAAAGACCCAGGAACAATGCAAGCCAGGCTCTCACGCGCCGCGTCGCCCCCCTTTTTCAAGCTCCTTGAGCCGCTGTCGCACGGCCTCGGCGGCCGTTCCGCCGATCTGAGCTTTGCGTGCAATCGCGGCCTGCGGGGTCAGGCGGGCCAACACCTCGGCGTCGATCAGCGGCGAGAAGCGACGGTATTCGTCCATCGACAATCCGGTCAGCGGCTTCTTGGCGTCGACACAATGGCGGACCAACTTACCGACGACCTCGTGCGCCTCGCGAAACGGTAAGCCCTTGAGCGCCAGAGCATCAGCCAGCTCGGTGGCGAGCAGAAACGTGTCGGATGCTGCGGCTGCCATGGCCTCGGGCTTCACGTTGATGCCCGGAATCATCTCCGCCGTGATCCCAAGACACGCCTTGACCGTATCCACGGCGTCGAACAGCGGCTCCTTGTCCTCCTGCATGTCCTTGTTGTACGCCAGCGGCAGGGCTTTGAGGGTCGTCAACAACGCGGTCAGCGACCCGTACACGCGGCCGGTTTTCCCCCGGATCAACTCCGGGACGTCCGGGTTCTTTTTCTGGGGCATCATGCTGCTCCCCGTGCAAAACCCGTCCGGCAGCTCAATGAACCCGAACTCACTGGTCGACCACAGGATCAGTTCTTCGGCCAGACGCGAGAGGTGCGTCATGATGAGCGCGCACGCGGCCAAGGTCTCGATCACAAAGTCGCGGTCGCTGACCGAGTCGAGGCTGTTCCTGGTCACAATGGGAAAGTCCAGGTACTCCGCCACCAACTCCCGGTTGATCGGGTAGTTCGTCCCGGCCAGCGCGCCCGCGCCCAACGGCATCCGGTTCACCCGGTTACGCGCATCCCGCAGGCGCTCCACGTCGCGGTTGAACATCTCGTGGTAAGCGAGCCAGTGATGCGCCAGGAGCACGGGCTGGGCGCGCTGCAAATGGGTGTAGCCGGGCAGGATCACGTCGATGTGCCGCGCCGCGGCCTCGGCCAACGCCTTTTGCACGCCCCGCAGCAGATCGAGCAGACCGTCGATCTCCTCACGCACGTACAACCGCATGTCCAGCGCAATCTGGTCGTTGCGCGAGCGCCCCGTGTGCAGCTTGCCCGCAACGTGCCCGATGCGCTCGGTGAGCGCCCGTTCCACGTTCATGTGGATGTCTTCGTGCGCGATCGAAAACGCAAACTTCCCCGCGGTGATATCCGCTTCGATCGCTTTCAGCCCATTGACCATCTGATCCCGTTCCGCGGCCGTGATCAACTTGGCTTCCGCCAACGCCTTGCAGTGCGCAATACTGCCCGCGATGTCGTGGCGGTACAAGCGCCAGTCAAAGGGAATCGACGCGGTAAAGGTTTCTACACTGGGTTTGGTGGGCTCGGTAAACCGTCCGCCCCAGGGCTTCTCCATTCTGTTGGTATCCGTCTGCTCGGCCTCAAAATGAGCGCTAGGACGCTCGTCCCTGTCCAAGCTGCCCGCTATGCGTCCTCAAGCAACCGCCTCGCGGCTACTGCTCGCGGGACACTCATACAAGGTCTCTGGGGCAATGTCCGCCCCATTGGGCCAAGCGATGGTCCAGCCGTCGAGGAAGAACCGTTGGAAGTATTTGACGTCTTTCAGTGGTTCAAAGACCGGTCCTTTGAGCCATCGTTGAAAGTCAATGGTCTTTTCAGAACCGTCGTCAAAGGTCACCTGAATCCGATAGCCGCCCCGATATTGGGCTTTGGTCACGCATGGAATTGTCTTCATCATAAGCTCCTCAGCGCAGCGGTTCGATCGTTTCGAGCGGTCTGCCAACCTTTATCCGCTGCCAGTTCGCTCGAATCTCGGGGCCGTGCTGCTTCGCCCACTGTTTGATGAGACGCAGCGCAGTCTTTGACTGAATGTTTCCAACCACCATCCGACCAGCCAGATCAAACTTCCCGCGCTGGCCTTGATACTCTGCGTGAAAATGGAGCGGTTCATGGTCCTTGTAAAACATGCGAATTACGATTCCGAAGAAGATCGATATTGCCGGCATACATCCGGATCAGCGGGTTACGAATTTGTTGAACATCTTACCCCTTAAGGGATACCGCGTGCAAATGACTTCGGCTATCGCCTCTTCTCGCTTTCGAGTCGTTTGATCGCAGCCGACGCCTGCTCCCGCACTGGCGACCCCGCGACGTTTGGTTGGGTGTTCGCCACCACCGCACGATAGTGCGTCAGGGCACGCTGTTGGTCGCCGAGCTGCTCTGCCGCCCGAGCCAGGCTGAGGTGACTTGGCGCATGCCGGGGGTCGCGGAGCAGCGCCTGTTCGTACGCAACTGCGGCATCGGTCCAGCGACCGTGGCGCGCGTGCATCATGCCGATGCGGAACGCGAGATCAGCGTCGCGCGGCAGGCTCGCCGCGGCCTGGGCGTAAGCTTGTGTGGCGGCTGCGGCGTCGCCGAGGCCATCCAGCGCCACGCCGAGGTTGAA carries:
- the dapF gene encoding diaminopimelate epimerase; the encoded protein is MARSRLIPFAKMSGSGNDFVIIDNRRELVPRRKMPAFVKAVCRRGLSVGADGVIFIQKSRTTDFRWHYYNADGGEAEMCGNGSRCAARFAVMHKIASRRMAFETLAGVIHADVGAKGVTVELPVPTDLRLNFTVDLGVKSYEAHFVNTGVPHTVVFVDDVESVDVHHTGQAIRYHRMFAPAGTNANFVAVDGPHRLTIRTYERGVEGETLACGTGAVAAAVLAGLLGKVRSPVTLKTRGGPPLGVSFTLDGRRVTSVTLTGEARLVYEGSLTQEALL
- the lysA gene encoding diaminopimelate decarboxylase, producing the protein MHDFIDVNGELHCEQVPVAKIAKAVGTPFYLYSHRTLTKHFEAVDGAFASIPHVTAFAMKANSNLAILRLFASLGGGADIVSGGELYRALKAGVPRNKIVFAGVGKSREEIAEALKAKILLFNVESAQELAAIDEVARKLKTRARISLRVNPHIDPKTHPYISTGLKKSKFGIAIDQALDHYKQAMTLKGVEIVGVHHHIGSQLTQVQPFVEALARVLELVDVLKGHGVTIRYLDMGGGLGIPYKDELPPSPRQLADAVLPLLQGRDLTLILEPGRVLVGNAGILVTKVLYTKEGAEKSFVVTDAGMSDLIRPSLYEAYHEIRPVKRTARTPRVVDVVGPICESGDFLAQDRELPSVEPGELLAVMSAGAYGFAMASRYNSRPMIPEVMVKGSRFVVVRERETYRDLVRGERIPVFLKGRA
- a CDS encoding radical SAM protein; translation: MTSSTLVEAADTCAKVSVVSRKRRLLLIEPYPEDSPYRFTGGERRALWFPKLSLPVIAAYTPDTWDVTFIDEAVDQVDFSMDVDLVGVSAQMTCYAPRAYQIADRFRARGVRTVIGGTHVSYCQNEALQHADTILVGESETIWPQVVKDFEAGLMQRVYRMAEFPNLDEYRHPRVDLFRHEEYMTTSCIQTTRGCHFDCEFCSVSPYNGKTSRRRPVSHVVAEIQRIKDRRRSQIVDKMTSGPFGQRFVASVKLLSGIEDGTIFAFVDDLHNSSRSYCKELWTALIPLKIKWGAQCTLFLGDEPEMVKLAAESGCVSMFVGMESIIEESIDETNKPFNRVAQYEREIKCFHDHGIMLNPGIIFGFDNDDESVFERTVEFLNRNRMELAYFNILTPLPGTALFDRMKAEGRIFDFDWSRYDGKHVVFWPKRMSPKTLQDGFFWANHEFFSWPSIARRILPTAQRLVARGAMNVAFRHLVRRTAPKGGLSPLSKVIQSLQVKLPSLATENLIPNALNTIKEKAADAAQQIDRFLHIQVKKGDIARTAEAATAPLRSALHLDLVGTLDELGAKELRKRLLDAVRQAAKLEIVVNFEHVRHATPQAVSALLDGEYLKALKAHASVRFVNLQKAFQAALDRITPRPTTWGDETIA
- the argH gene encoding argininosuccinate lyase; translated protein: MEKPWGGRFTEPTKPSVETFTASIPFDWRLYRHDIAGSIAHCKALAEAKLITAAERDQMVNGLKAIEADITAGKFAFSIAHEDIHMNVERALTERIGHVAGKLHTGRSRNDQIALDMRLYVREEIDGLLDLLRGVQKALAEAAARHIDVILPGYTHLQRAQPVLLAHHWLAYHEMFNRDVERLRDARNRVNRMPLGAGALAGTNYPINRELVAEYLDFPIVTRNSLDSVSDRDFVIETLAACALIMTHLSRLAEELILWSTSEFGFIELPDGFCTGSSMMPQKKNPDVPELIRGKTGRVYGSLTALLTTLKALPLAYNKDMQEDKEPLFDAVDTVKACLGITAEMIPGINVKPEAMAAAASDTFLLATELADALALKGLPFREAHEVVGKLVRHCVDAKKPLTGLSMDEYRRFSPLIDAEVLARLTPQAAIARKAQIGGTAAEAVRQRLKELEKGGRRGA
- a CDS encoding DUF2442 domain-containing protein encodes the protein MKTIPCVTKAQYRGGYRIQVTFDDGSEKTIDFQRWLKGPVFEPLKDVKYFQRFFLDGWTIAWPNGADIAPETLYECPASSSREAVA
- a CDS encoding DUF4160 domain-containing protein codes for the protein MPAISIFFGIVIRMFYKDHEPLHFHAEYQGQRGKFDLAGRMVVGNIQSKTALRLIKQWAKQHGPEIRANWQRIKVGRPLETIEPLR